A section of the Streptomyces xinghaiensis S187 genome encodes:
- a CDS encoding substrate-binding domain-containing protein, which yields MAEQGSPRARPPDGPDGRRESRPGCRPDRPGNLPGSRPAGGRSGDGRLTIGLVTANIHLGVGATLWSGVLAAAERNDVNLVCLPGGPLRPGGAPRNALYELIGPDRLDGVICWTSTLGLPAASDRAERLARRLDGLPVVSLNRGLDGHETLLLDNHAGMRDAVGHLVGHHGRRRLACIRGPLANPVSLDRYRAYAHALARHRLRLDRSLVSAAVDFGSGAGASAMRVLLDIRGLRPGRDFDAVVACSDVLAADALRFLTGRGVRVPEDVAVISFNDSPEARLSDPPLTSVALPFAELGELAVDTLLARLRGTRPPARSVVPGRLVTRRSCGCPSPLVTQETDTPPDPGTALARVFAGLPGAGPELAAALRADSALGGGFLPLLERLIGSEVRTPEDAAAWDGALLRARALVAGTGPGAGAATATATGAMGAARAERLFGQARLMVADKSRRLLEGERWAEEQESRRLRELGTALTTAVDIDALTGALSRHLPYIGVNGCRLVLYEDGAAPFRAGRAAPGAPSAPTRPAGPPDVSRAARAVLTREELEASRAARAGAASGAGAISGPGPGSGPGAAVPAQAPYRAELLLPDALLPPDGRRYTLVAEPLHIGDEQLGFALFDAGGRRHSAHRDGALYRALGDQISAALKGIRLFDEVRRARDAAEQANRLKTRLLDNATDELRTPVEAILHHTRPAPAPSPDPRPGPDPAGVTDALRTAHEHAGRLLRLIDDLLDLSRSEIDALDLSRHLLDPRPLLAEAFDTAARARPGGDGWRLRLPGRLPAVSADGPRLRQILLNLLNAAADGPAEGPAAGPGPRSGGGPGSGPGPGSGTVRLTLEAEVRPPLLRVLITRPDPAPPAAEAEDMFQPFASGAPGMRLGLAIARRLAVLHGGSVTARTDGGRYGFRLELPLPTPADAPGAVPAPVPGGGPDGRTLLVAAAGTPPREIAAIARRCGLHPRRLHPDDDIASLVAGRAPGDGDGPGSGAAPAPGPAPGPAAVAWDTDRTRPQEWSPVQRLHDHPALRHTPFLLYGPVSGRDLAQALHALRPPGLADPVVVVDGDAASRERFRRLLGGALPGHPVRTAADGTAALALLAEDVPCLLVVPREPADMDGFDIVERMYEIASQERGPEQPVIPVLMLSGRGFTHDDVRRAEPHPGLMLLGRDILTEEETAGLLTRMTRRGDPGAHRAHAPVRHALAYIEQHYRHPLSRRQMARAAGVSENHLGRLFHREIGLTLWDYLTRLRIQRAKERLRQSDDSVQTIARAVGFHDRAYFSRVFRKVTGVAPHVYREAS from the coding sequence GGACCTCCACCCTCGGCCTCCCCGCCGCGAGCGACCGGGCCGAGCGGCTGGCCCGGCGGCTCGACGGGCTCCCGGTGGTCAGCCTCAACCGCGGCCTCGACGGCCACGAGACCCTGCTCCTCGACAACCACGCGGGGATGCGGGACGCGGTCGGCCATCTCGTCGGGCACCACGGCCGCCGCCGGCTCGCCTGCATCCGCGGCCCGCTGGCCAACCCCGTCTCCCTCGACCGCTACCGCGCCTACGCCCACGCCCTGGCCCGGCACCGCCTCCGCCTCGACCGGTCGCTGGTCTCCGCAGCCGTCGACTTCGGCAGCGGGGCGGGCGCCTCGGCGATGCGGGTGCTTCTCGACATCCGGGGGCTCCGCCCGGGCCGCGACTTCGACGCCGTCGTCGCCTGCAGTGACGTCCTGGCGGCCGACGCCCTGCGCTTCCTCACCGGCCGGGGCGTCCGGGTCCCGGAGGACGTGGCGGTCATCAGCTTCAACGACTCCCCGGAGGCCCGGCTCTCCGATCCGCCGCTCACCTCGGTGGCCCTGCCCTTCGCCGAGCTGGGGGAGCTGGCCGTGGACACCCTGCTGGCCCGGTTGCGCGGTACGCGCCCGCCGGCGCGGAGCGTGGTGCCGGGGAGGCTGGTGACGCGCCGGTCCTGCGGCTGCCCCTCCCCGCTGGTGACCCAGGAGACGGACACACCGCCGGACCCGGGGACGGCGCTGGCGCGGGTGTTCGCCGGACTCCCCGGGGCGGGCCCGGAGCTGGCCGCCGCGCTCCGTGCGGACTCCGCGCTCGGCGGAGGGTTCCTTCCGCTGCTCGAACGGCTGATCGGGAGCGAGGTCCGCACCCCCGAGGACGCCGCCGCCTGGGACGGCGCGCTGCTGCGCGCCCGTGCCCTGGTGGCCGGCACCGGACCGGGCGCGGGGGCGGCCACGGCGACGGCCACGGGCGCCATGGGCGCGGCCCGGGCCGAACGCCTCTTCGGACAGGCGCGGTTGATGGTCGCCGACAAGTCCCGCCGGCTGCTGGAGGGCGAGCGCTGGGCGGAGGAGCAGGAGTCGCGCCGGCTCCGCGAACTCGGCACGGCGCTCACCACCGCCGTCGACATCGACGCGCTCACCGGGGCGCTCTCCCGCCACCTGCCGTACATCGGCGTCAACGGCTGCCGTCTCGTGCTGTACGAGGACGGGGCCGCCCCGTTCCGCGCGGGGCGGGCCGCCCCCGGGGCGCCCTCCGCTCCCACCCGGCCGGCCGGCCCCCCGGACGTCTCCCGCGCGGCGCGGGCCGTCCTCACCCGCGAGGAACTGGAGGCGTCACGCGCCGCCCGGGCCGGCGCGGCCTCCGGCGCGGGCGCCATATCCGGCCCGGGCCCCGGCTCCGGCCCGGGCGCGGCCGTTCCGGCGCAGGCCCCGTACCGGGCCGAACTCCTCCTCCCCGACGCCCTGCTGCCGCCGGACGGCCGGCGCTACACGCTCGTCGCCGAACCGCTCCACATCGGCGACGAGCAGCTCGGCTTCGCCCTCTTCGACGCGGGCGGCCGCCGCCACTCCGCGCACCGGGACGGCGCGCTGTACCGGGCGCTGGGGGACCAGATCAGCGCGGCGCTCAAGGGCATCCGGCTGTTCGACGAGGTACGCCGTGCCCGGGACGCGGCCGAACAGGCCAACCGGCTCAAGACCCGGCTGCTCGACAACGCCACCGACGAACTCCGCACCCCGGTCGAGGCGATCCTCCACCACACCCGCCCCGCCCCCGCACCGTCCCCGGACCCGCGGCCCGGCCCGGACCCCGCCGGGGTGACCGACGCCCTGCGGACCGCGCACGAGCACGCCGGGCGGCTGCTCCGGCTCATCGACGACCTGCTGGACCTCTCCCGCTCCGAGATCGACGCCCTCGACCTCTCCCGGCACCTGCTCGACCCGCGCCCCCTGCTCGCCGAGGCGTTCGACACCGCGGCCCGCGCCCGCCCGGGCGGCGACGGCTGGCGGCTCCGGCTGCCCGGACGGCTCCCGGCGGTCAGCGCGGACGGCCCGCGCCTCCGGCAGATTCTGCTCAACCTGCTGAACGCGGCCGCGGACGGGCCCGCGGAAGGACCGGCCGCCGGGCCGGGGCCGCGCTCCGGGGGCGGCCCGGGAAGCGGACCCGGACCGGGGAGCGGAACCGTCCGGCTGACGCTGGAGGCCGAGGTCCGGCCGCCGCTGCTCCGCGTCCTCATCACCCGCCCCGACCCGGCCCCGCCGGCCGCCGAGGCCGAAGACATGTTCCAGCCCTTCGCCTCCGGAGCGCCCGGGATGCGGCTCGGGCTGGCCATCGCCCGCCGCCTCGCCGTTCTGCACGGGGGCTCGGTCACCGCCCGTACCGACGGCGGCCGCTACGGCTTCCGGCTCGAACTGCCGCTCCCCACCCCGGCGGACGCCCCCGGCGCCGTCCCCGCGCCCGTGCCCGGCGGCGGACCGGACGGCCGCACCCTCCTCGTCGCGGCCGCCGGCACCCCGCCGCGCGAGATCGCCGCGATCGCACGCCGGTGCGGGCTGCACCCGCGGCGTCTGCACCCGGACGACGACATCGCCTCCCTCGTCGCCGGCCGCGCCCCCGGCGACGGTGACGGTCCCGGCTCCGGTGCCGCTCCCGCCCCCGGCCCCGCCCCGGGGCCCGCTGCCGTCGCCTGGGACACCGACCGGACCCGCCCGCAGGAGTGGTCCCCCGTCCAGCGGCTGCACGACCACCCGGCGCTCCGCCACACGCCGTTCCTGCTCTACGGACCGGTCTCCGGCCGCGACCTGGCGCAGGCCCTGCACGCGCTGCGCCCGCCCGGCCTGGCCGACCCGGTGGTCGTCGTGGACGGCGACGCCGCCTCCCGCGAGCGGTTCCGGCGGCTGCTCGGCGGAGCGCTGCCCGGCCACCCCGTCCGCACGGCGGCCGACGGCACGGCGGCGCTCGCCCTGCTCGCCGAGGACGTGCCCTGCCTGCTCGTCGTCCCGCGCGAACCCGCCGACATGGACGGCTTCGACATCGTCGAGCGGATGTACGAGATCGCGAGTCAGGAGCGCGGACCGGAACAGCCCGTGATCCCCGTCCTGATGCTCAGCGGCCGGGGGTTCACGCACGACGACGTGCGCCGCGCGGAGCCGCACCCCGGGCTGATGCTGCTGGGCCGGGACATCCTGACGGAGGAGGAGACCGCCGGCCTGCTGACCCGGATGACGCGCCGCGGCGACCCGGGCGCGCACCGCGCCCACGCACCCGTGCGGCACGCCCTCGCGTACATCGAGCAGCACTACCGGCATCCGCTGTCCCGCCGCCAGATGGCCCGCGCGGCCGGGGTCAGCGAGAACCACCTCGGCCGCCTCTTCCACCGCGAGATCGGCCTGACCCTCTGGGACTACCTCACCCGGCTGCGCATCCAGCGCGCCAAGGAGCGGCTGCGGCAGAGCGACGACAGCGTGCAGACGATCGCCCGCGCCGTCGGCTTCCACGACCGCGCCTACTTCAGCCGTGTCTTCCGCAAGGTCACGGGCGTCGCCCCGCACGTCTACCGCGAGGCGTCCTGA